The Cryobacterium sp. SO1 genomic sequence CCTCGCCTTCGCCCGCATCCACACCCGCGAACCGTGAGTTAAGCCCCCACAACTCGGGGTTTTTGGGGCTTAACTCACAGTTCGCGGGGCGGGGGCGGATGGTGAGGGCGAGTTCGGTCGCGTGATCGACGACCACCCGGGTAGCGTAGAACCAGGAGGAACACATGCGAAAGTTCTTGTTCAACAGCGCCATGATCGGCGTCGTGGCCGGCGGGTGGAACATCGTTCAGGCGACGAGGCACGGACCGCGCGACTGGCGGCTCCTGCTCACCTGGATCGGGTGGGGTCTGAGCGTCGCCGTCGCCGTCGGCAACGTGGTGAAGGATGCCGACGAGAAGGCGCTGACGACCGGCACGAAGAAGAAATAGCGCGCCCGCTCCCGCCAGTACTCGTTATGCGGCGTGTCCCCCGTGTTTTAGGGGCACAGACGAGGAAACTGGACTTCTCGCGTTGTTAGAAGGAAGGGGCTCACGATGTTCGGTCGTCGACGTCGCACCGCACCCGTCATTCAGGCTCCGGTCGCCCCGGCCCCGGCAGAACTCAGCCGCGCTCAGGTCTACGACCACGTGCACGCAGCACTGGCCGACCTCGTCGGAGCCCACGGCGCCTGGACCCTGGTCCCCCGCCAGGCCGGCGACACGGATGTGATCTTCCACGGGCTCAAGGCCCACCAGATCGCCGAGACGCTCACCGAGATCCTCGCCACCGAAACCATCCGTCTGCGCACCGACGCGCCGGCCGCACCCGCGAATGTCTCCGAGCCGCGTACCGACACCCCCGTTGACGGCATCACGGCCATCGACCCCCGCCTGACCACCGGCGCGATCCTCGTGTCCTCCGGCGCCGAGCCGACCGCGTTGCCCTGGAACCCCGCCCCGATCTCGGTCTGGGCCGAACCCCGTAACACCGTGCAGAAAAGTACCGACCAGCGCGGTTCCGAAGCGAACAGCGGCGCCCGCGCCGGCGCCGCAACTGTGAGTCGTCTCGTCGCTTAGCCGACTCTGCGCGTCACCGTGTGAAGGTGTCCGACTGGCCCTGGTGCGCGCCATAGGCCCTGGTGCGCGCCGCCGGCGCCATCGTCGCGGCCCTGGATCGACAGGGCCGCTCAGGTGGAACTGCCGCGATTGCGGGTGGCCGCGCCGTAGATGAGCAGCACGATGATCGAGCCGAGGATCGCGATCACCCAGGTGCGCAGGTCGAAAAACGACCCCATGTCGACCCCGAAGATCAGCCCGGCCAGCCATCCGCCGAGCAGGGCGCCGACCACACCGAGCAGCAGGGTCACGAACCAACCGCCGCCCTGCGTGCCGGGCAGGATCAGCTTGGCCAGGGCGCCGGCCAGCAGGCCGAGTAGAAGAAAACCGAAGAAACCCATGATGACTGCCCTTCTGTTGGCACTGCCTCGCCGGTGGCCGGCTGTGACGATCATAAAACCGCCCTCTGAAGACCGATAGGCGTTGCGGGCCCATCGTCCGGGCCATCCACCAGCGTTCAGCTGGATTCTTTGTAGGTATTCCACTGCGGTGCCCCGGCGCGGAATCCTAGATTGAAAACCATGACAGCCCGTTCAGCATTTGCCCGCCTCAGCGTGCGCGACCTCGCGCAGATCGCCATTTTTGCCGCCCTCATCGCCGCGCTCGGTTTTCCCGGCGCGCTCTCGCTGGGCGCCAGCACCGTGCCGATCACCTTCCAGACCCTCGGGGTGATGCTGGCGGGGGCGATCCTCGGTGCGCGCAAGGGCTTCCTGGCCGTGTTGCTGTTGCTGGTGCTGGCGGCCGCCGGTCTGCCGTTGCTCTCCGGCGGACGCGGCGGCCTGGTCTGGTTCACCACCTCCCCCTCCGCCGGCTACCCGTACGGTTGGCTGCTCGGCGTCGTGGTGGTCGGTGCGCTCACAGCCTGGCTGCTGCCGCGCTACCCGTTCTGGCCGGCCCTTGGCGCCACCGTGCTCGGTGGGATCGTGGCGGTCTACCTGATCGGGGTGCCCGTCACGGCGATCAACCTCGGCCTGCCGCTCTGGGCCGCCGCCGTCGACAGCGCCAAGTTCCTGCCCGGCGACCTGGTCAAGGTGGTTGTGACGGTGCTCGTCGCCAAGCAGGTGCACCGCGCCTACCCCGGCCTGATCACCCCGCGCCGTACCGCACCGGTTCCCCTGCCCGCCGTCGACGTCCGGGCGTAAGCGTGAGCTGCCCCGGCATCCGTTTCGAGGGCGTCACGCACGACTTCGATGGCCAGCCGGTGCTCCAGGGCATCGACCTGCACCTCACCGAACGGCGCGTCGGCATCGTCGGCGCCAACGGCAGCGGCAAGTCGACGCTGGCGCGGATGATCAACGGCCTGGTCACCCCGACCGGCGGCACCGTCACGGTGAACGGCTTGGACGTGCGCCGCCAGGCCAAGCTGGTGCGGCGCGAGGTGGGCTTCATCTTCACCAATCCCGACAACCAGATCGTGATGCCCACCGTGCAGGAAGACGTGGCGTTCACCCTGCGGCGGCGCGGCCTGGACGCGGCCGAGATCGCCCTGCGCACGGCGGAGGCGCTGGACCGGTTCGGCCTGACCGACCTGGCCGAACGCCCCGCTCACCGGCTCTCCGGCGGCCAGAAGCAGCTCCTGGCCCTGGCCGCGGTCCTGGTGGCCGGGCCCAGCGTCGTCGTGGCCGACGAACCGACCACGCTGCTGGATGCCCGCAACACCCGCCTGATCACCGGCCTGCTGGTGTCGCTGACCCAGCAGGTGATCGTGGTGACCCACGACCTGGAGGTGCTGGACGGCTTTGACAGGGTGATCGTGATCGACGAGGGCCGGGTGGTCGCCGACGACCTGCCCGCCACCGCCCTCGCCGCGTATCTGAGCCTGCTGTCGTGATCGGGCTGTACCGGCCGGGGACATCGCTGCTGCACCGCGCGCCGGCCCTGCTCAAGCTGGGGCTGCTTGCCGTGGCCATGGTGCTGGTCGGCCTGGTGGCGGATCCGCTGGTGCTCGCGGGCGAACTCGCGGCCGTGGTGCTGCTCTACGCGCTGGCCGGCATCCCGCCCTCGGCGGCGTGGCCGCAGATCGGTCCGATCCTCTGGATCCTTCTCTTCGCCGTGCCGGTGCAGGTGCTGGTCGCTGGCGGCTCGGTGGAGGGCTGGACCACGGCGGGGCTGATGGCCGGCCGGCTGCTGGTCGCGGTGGCCCTCGCCGCCCTCTTCACGCTCACCACGACGGTCACCGCCGTGCTCGGAGCGTTCCAGATCCTGCTGCGGCCGTTCCGCCGCTGGGTGGACGCCGACCGGGTGGGCCTGCTCGTGGCCCTGACCATCCGGTGCATCCCGCTGGTGGCGGAAATCGTTCGGGAGGTGCTCGACGCCCGGAGGGCCCGCGGCGCGCAGGGGTCCGTCGTCGCCCTGGCGGTTCCGGTCGTCGTACGCTCGTTGTACGCTGCCGATGCAATCGGAGAGGCCCTCGCCGCACGCGGATTGGACGACTGAGCACAGTGACGACAGGACACACGGAAAAACCCCGCACCCGCACGCGCGCCCGCATTCAATTCGCTGGCTGGACCGCGCTCACTGCCCTGGCGCTCGGCATCGTCGCCTTCCTCATCTGGACCCAGCTGGTCATGCCGGCCGACCGCGCCGAGGCCCAGGCTGTCTTCGACAATCCAGCCGTCACCGTGACCGACACGGCTGACTCTGTGGTGATCGCCCCGGCGGAGAACCCCTCCAACGCCGGTCTGGTCTTCATTCCCGGCGCCAAGGTCGACCCGTACGCCTACCTCGCCACGTTGAGCGGCACGGTGGAGGAGACCGGGATGACCGTGGTCATCACCAAACCGGTATTGAACCTGGCCTTCTTCGACCAGCGCCCCCTGGATGCCTTCACCGCCGCCGCCCCGGACGTGACGACCTGGTTCGTGGGCGGCCACTCGCTCGGCGGGGTGCGCGCCTGTATGTACACGCTGGACACCGAGGTGGCCGGCCTGGTGCTGTTCGGCAGCTACTGCGCCGCGGCGGTCGACGACGACCTGCCGGTGCTGAGCATCAGCGGCAGCGAGGACGGCCTGAGCACCCCGGCCAAGATCGAGGACAGCGCCGACCTGCTGCCCGCCGGCACCACCTTCGTCGAGATCGAGGGGGCCAACCACGCCTCGTTCGGCGCCTACGGCGACCAGCCCGGCGACGGCGAGGCCACGATCAGCCCGGCGGAGTCGGAGCAGGCCATCACCGAGGCGCTCTCGACCTTCACCGCGCTGCGCTTCATGCAGTCGGAGTGACCCGCCGGGTCTGACCCGGCAGGAGCCTCGCTCTTGTCGGCCCAGCGGGCCAGGGCCACTATGGCTCCTGTCGGCCAATGTCGCCCCGAACCTGGAGGAGCCATGCACGCGCTCGTCGTCTATGACACCAACTACGGCAACACTCGCACCATCGCGGAGGTGATCGCCCTGGAGCTCGGCCGGGAAACCCGCACCCTCAACGTGACCGACCTCACCGAGACCAGCCTCGACGGTATCGATGTGCTCGTCGCGGGCTGCCCGATCAACGGCTGGAAGCCCACCGAACGGATGCGCGCCTTCCTGCAGACGCTCACGCCGGGCTCACTCGCCGGCGTGCGGGCCGCCGCGTTCGACACCCGCATCAAGCTGTTTCTGCACGGGGATGCCGCGGGCAAGATCTCGCACGCCCTGCAAACCGCCGGCGCCAGCATCGTGGCCAAACCGCACGGTTTTGTCGTCGAGGGCACCGAGGGTCCGCTTGCCCCCGGCGAGACCGGCAAGGCCGGTGCCTGGGCGGCGTTCATCGGTGCCGAACTGCGGGCAAGCGCCTGAACCCAGCCGGCGGAGACGTCAGAAAAACGGCCCGTGCCAAGGCACGGGCCGTTCTGGTGGGGCGGTCGACTACGCGGTGAGCGAGTCCACGTACTCCTCGTTGTCTTCGATCCACTTCGCGGCGACGGGGCCGTGGTCCGTGCCCTCGTAATCGACGAGCATCCCGGTCTCCAGCGAGTGCAGGTGGTCGAGGTCAGCGTTACCGGAGGGCCGGCTCCGGCTGCGGTGCGGCGGCCGCCGAGGCGACGGCATCCGCCGGCTCAACCGGCAGGTGCGTCGACATCATCGTGGCTTCGTCGAACGGCGCGTGGCGGTCGAGGACGAGGTCTACCTGGGCACGGTCGATCTCGTTGGTCCAGGTGCCGATCAGCACGGTGGCGACAGCGTTGCCGGTGAAGTTCGTCAGTGCGCGGGCCTCGGACATGAACCGGTCGATGCCCACGATGAAGGCGACTCCGCCCACGAGTTGCGGGGCGTGCGCCTGCAGTCCGCCCGCGAGGGTCGCGAGCCCCGCGCCGGTGACCCCTGCCGCACCCTTGGAGGCGATGATCATGAAGACCAGCAGCCCGATCTGCTCTCCCAGCATCAGCGGCTGGCCGAGCGCCGTGGCGATGAACAGCGACGCCATGGTGAGGTAGATGGCGGTGCCGTCGAGGTTGAACGAGTATCCGGTGGGTACGGTGACGCCCACGACGGGCTTGGACACCCCGAGGTGCTCCATCTTGGCGATGAGGCGGGGCAGCGCGGCCTCTGACGACGAGGTCGAGAAGATCAGCAGATATTCCCGCCCGAGGTAGCGCATCAGCTTGAAGATATTGATGCCGGTGACCAGCTTGAGCAGGCCGCCGAGAATCACGACGATGAAGATGATGCAGGTGAGGTAGAACGCGGCCATCAGGGTGAACAGGCTGATCACGGCCTGGATGCCGGTGGCTCCCACGACCGCGGCGATGGCGCCGAACGCGCCGATCGGGGCGAGCCACATCACCATGACCAGGATGCGGAAGATCAGCGCCTGCAGGTGGGCGATGCCCGTAAGGATCGGCTTGCCGGCCGCGCCCATTTTCTGCAGCGCGAAGCCCACGACCAGGGCCACCATCAGGGTCTGTAGGATGTTGCCGGAGGTGAGCGAGGAGATCAGCGTGGTGGGCACGATGCCGAGCAGGAAGTCATGCGTGTCGGCGGCTTCGGGCGGCGCGTAGGTCGCGTCCTGCAGGTTGAGGCCTTCACCGGGGTGGATCAGGTTGCCGACCAGCAGGCCGATGCCCAGCGCGAAGGTGGACATGATCAGGAAGTAGCCCAGCGCCAGGCCGCCGATCTTGCCGACCGTGGCGGCCTTGGCGATCGATCCGATGCCCAGCACGATGGTGCAGAAGATGATCGGCGAGATCATCATCTTGATCAGCAGCACGAAGACGTCACCGAGCGGCTTGAGTGCGACCGCGAAGCCGTCCTCACCGCCGAACATCAGGCCGACGAGGATGCCCAGCCCCACCGCGACGATGACCGCGATGTAGAGGTAATGGGACTTGTCGAGCCGTTTGCGCGGTGTGCCGGCCGGGCGCCGGGCGGCAGCGCCGCGGGGAAAGGAAAGTGCCATGTCAGACTCCTTTGTCTAGGCTGGTCGAACCGGTAACGGCCCGATCAGCTGTGGTGAATACACAGTGCGGGACGAGAGGCGTACGGTCACTCTTGCGGTCATATTGGTCACGACGACGTGAATCTCGAATTCGTAAAGCGGTGAAAGGCGAGTGCCGGATGCAGGGCTGGAGCATTGCACGCCGGCTGTTCCTTGCCCATTTCGTCTTCGTTGTGTCGCTGGCGGTGTTCGTGGGCACGGCCTCGTTCGTCGACGCCCGCGACCGCGGCTACACCGAAACGGCCGACCGGATGCTCGCGGTCGCGATCTCGATCGCCGACAGCCCGTTGGTGGTCACGGCCGCCGAATCGGCGGATCCGACCGCGGCACTGCAGGCGTACACGCTGAAGGTGAGCCAGGACGCGTCGCTGGACTTCATCACGATCATGAGCCCCGCCGGCATCAGGTGGACCCACCCGGATCCCGCCGAGATCGGCCGGGAGTACATCGGTGAGACCGGCCCCGCCGAAGCCGGAAGCCCGCTGACGGAGGTGACGGCGGGGACCCTCGGCCCCTCGGTGCGGGCTGTCGTGCCGATCCTCGACCCGGACGGCCAGGTGGCGGGCATGGTGGCCGCCGGAGTGAAGACGAGCAACCTGCAGATCGCCCTCAACGCCAGGCTGCCGGCCATCCTGGCGCTCTCGCTCGCATTGCTCCTGGCCGGCTCGGTGGCCACCTGGCTGCTGGGTCGCTACCTGCGCCGGGTCACCCTGGGCTGGGGCCCCGAAGAGCTCGCCCAGCTGTTCGTCTACAACGACTCGGTGCTGCACTCGGTGCGGGAGGGGCTGGTTCTCGTCGATCGCAAGGGCAACCTCGTGCTCTACAACGACCAGGCCGCCGACCTGCTCGGCATCCCGGCCCGGCCTCCCTCGCCCTCCGCCGGCGCCTCCGCTCCCGCCATCGACGACCTCGACCTGCCGGCAAGCCTGGCCGACCTGCTGCGGAGCGGGCGCACCGCACACGACGAGATCCATCTGACCGAGACCCGGGTCCTGGTGGTCAGCCAGGAGCCCGCGGTACCCACCCCGAGCCGGGTGCGCCCCCGGACGGCGCCGATGGGGACCGTGGCGACCATCCGCGACCACACCGACCTGCAATCGCTCGGCACCGAACTGGCGTCGATGCGCACCCTGTCGGATGCCCTGCGCGCGCAGACCCACGAACACGCCAACCGGCTGCACACCATCGTGTCGCTCATGGAACTGGGCCGGGCCGACGAGGCGCTCGAGTTCGCCACCAGGGACATGGCGGTGAACCAGCAGCTCACCGACGAGATGATCAGCTCGGTCGACGAGCCGGTGATCGGCGCACTGCTGGTGGGCAAATTCGCCCAGGCCGGTGAGCTCGGGGTGCAGCTGAACGTGGATGCGGCGGGCACGCCGGTGGATTCCGGCCTCTCGGTGCAGGACCTCGTGACGGTGCTGGGCAACCTCGTCGACAACGCGCTCGAGGCCGCGGTCGGCGGCGAGGCTCCGCGCCGGGTGGACGTCGCCATCCGCACAACGATGGACACCGTGCCACCGAACGTGGTGATCGAGGTCGCCGACAGCGGACGGGGCGTGGACCCCGAGGAGCTCGACGAGGTGTTCAGACTCGGCTACAGCACCAAGGAACCCGGCCGTTACGGTCGCGGGCTGGGCCTGGCCCTGGTGCGCCAGGCGGTGACCAGGCTCGGCGGCACCCTCACCGTCACCCGTCGGAGCGGCGCCGTGTTCACCGTGACGATTCCGCTGCGGGCGCCCGTCGCCGAGCCGGAGTGGACGGCGGAGGGCGGTCCGGATGCCTGAGCAGGACGAGATCCGGGTGCTCATCGTCGAGGACGAGCCGCTCACCGCCGAGGCCCACGCCGCCTATCTGCAGCGGATGCCCGGCTTCACCCACGCGGGCACGGCGGGGACCGGACAGGCGGCGCTCCGCCAGCTCACCGACGCCGCGGCATCCGGTGCGCCGATCGACCTGGTGCTGATGGACATGAACCTGCCCGACCTGCACGGGCTGGACGTCTCCCGGCGGGTGCGGACGGCGAACCTGGACTGCGACATCATCGCGATCACGGCCATCCGTGACCTGCAGGTGGTGCGCGGCGCCGTGGCCGCCGGGGTGGTGCAGTACCTGATCAAACCGTTCAGCTACGCCACCTTCGCGCAGAAGCTCACCACCTACCGGGAGTTCCATCGCCAGCTCGGCGAGCGCTCGCGGGTGACCAGCCAGGCGGACGTGGACCAGGCCTTCAACAGCCTGCGCACGCCCTCCCCGGCGACGCTGCCCAAGGGGCTGGCAGAGGGAACCCTGGCCGCGGTGACCGAGCTGCTCAAGGCGAACAGCGCACCGGTGTCGGCGACCGAGCTCACCGAGGCGCTCGGGATCTCCCGGGTGACCGCAAGGCGGTACTTAGAGCACCTGGCCGACGACGGGGCCGTGCTCCGCACCCCGCGTTACGGCACACCGGGGCGGCCGGAGAACGAGTACACCTGGCGGCGGGACTGACCCGCAGCAGCCCGGCGGGGTCAGCCCAGCCGCCGCGCCCGCAGCACGACGTCCTCGGTGTGGTGGGCGCCGGCGCCGGTGGCCACGTGGCGGGGCCGGGTCTCGTCAACCTCGATCAGCCAGTTCTCGTCCAGCAGGGCCGCGACCTGGGCCGGGCTCACATAGAGCGCGGCGTCGAAGCCGTGCGCGGCGGCCTCCTCACCGATGGGCGTGGGGTGGTGCACGACGAGCAGCACCCCGCCCGGGGCGACGGCGTCGAGCAGGGCGCGTTCGGCATCGTTGCCCGGGGTGCGCAGCAGCGCCGGGTACTGGGCGGAGACCAGGTCGAAGGTTCCGTGCGGCAGGGCTGCTTCGACGAGCCCGGTCTGCAGCCAGTGCACCGACGTGATCCCGGCCAGTTCGGCCTGCCGCGCGGCACGCTCCAGGGCCACCCGCGACACGTCCAGGGCCGTGACGGTCCAGCCCGCGGCGGCCAGCCACAGCGCGTCGGCGCCCTCACCGCAGCCGACGTCGAGGGCACGACCGGGCCGCAGCGGGCGCGTCTCGCTCACCAGCGCGGCGTTGGGCTCTCCGCTCCACAGCGTCTCCCGGTCGGAGTAGCGCTGATCCCAGAACTCCCGCACAGCGTCGGGATCCTGAGGCGGGTGGGCGTCGGCGTCGGTGTGCGGCATGAGTGCATCATCCCGCGCCGGTGTGACGGCGACAAACCCGCTTGCCAAACCGGCAAACCGCCGCCAGGCTGGGCCGGACCGACCGGACCCGATAGCCTCGTCGCATGAGCGCTGAGGCGCCGGGCACGGCCGATGTGCCGGCCGCCCGGCATACCCTGCAGATCCTCAGCTACCTGGCGGCCCAGCGCGGCCCGGTTCCGGCGTCCAGTCTCGCCCAGGCCCTTGGCCTGCCCCGGTCCACGGTCTACCGGCTGCTCGGGGTGCTGCAGGAGCTCGGCTTCGTGCTGCACTTCCCCGAGGCCCGCCGGTACGGCATCGGCCTGGCCGCCTTCGAACTGAGCAGCGGCTTCGCCCGCCAGGAGCCCCTGGCCCGGCTGGGCCGGCCGATCCTGGCCTCCCTCGTCGACAAGATCGGCGAGAGCGCACACCTGGCGGTGCTGCACGGCCGCGACGTGATCTACCTGGTGGAGGAGCGGGCGCCCCGCCGCCCCGCCCTGGTGACGGATGTCGGAGTGCGGCTGCCCAGCCACCTCACCGCCAGCGGTCGCGCACTCCTCGCGACTCTGCCGCTCTCCCAGCTCCGGGCGTTGTTCCCCGACCGGTCCGCCTTCGTGCAGCGCGGCGACGACCCCCGCGCGCCGCTGCCGGGCAGCGTGACCAGCTACCGTGAGCTCAGCGGGCTCCTGGCCGAGGTGCGCGCCCAGGGCTACGCGGCAGAAGACGGCGATGTCACCGCGGGGATGGCATCCGTGGCCGTGGCCGTGCGTGACCACAGCGGTTGGCCGGCCGCCGGCATCGCCGTGACCTTCGCCAGGTCGAGCGTGCCGCCGGAACGTTGGCCGGAGCTCGCCGCCGCCGTGGAGCACGCCGCGGCCGAGCTGGGCCGCCGCATCAGCGGGCGCACCGGCTAGGCGCATCCACGATGCGATTGTCAGGAAAAAGGCCGAAAACTAGGAGCCAATGTCCGATTCCGTCCTTGTAATCTCACTTTTTCCCTCTAGCGATGCGTGGTTCTTCGAGAATCTTCGGCGCTGGCTGAACCTTTTGGGCCCCGGGCTCGTTGTTCAGGGTGGATGAGCATCATCCGTGGCGTGCCACTGAGACGCACCGACCATGAACGAGGGCGACATGCAGAAGAGGACGAAAATCGGCCTGTGGATAGCGGGCGCAGTTGTCGTCCTCGGCGGCGTCGCCCTGGCCTTCGGCCCGGCCGTGTATGCCGACTACGCCAACAGCAACGTGGAGGCGGCCCCGACCATAGCCCCGGCACCAACGAGCCCCACCGGCTCGGCGACCTCCGCCGCGGTGAACCCGGATGACCTCTCCGGCACCTGGAGCATCGGCGCCGACTCCTACGCCGGTTACCGCGTCGACGAAGTGCTGCAGGGCAACGATGTCACCGTGACCGGCCGCACGGCAGACGTGACCGGTGACCTCACCGTGGACTCGCTGTCCCTCACCGCGGCCACGATCACGGTGGACGTGGCGAGCATCGCCACCGACGAAGGCGCCAGGGACTCCTACTTCCGCGACACCGCCATGGAGGTCGGCGACTTCCCGACCGCCACGTTCACCCTCACCGAACCGGTCACCCTCGAGGCTCCGGTGGCCGGCGTGGCCCAGACCCTGACCGCAAACGGCGAACTCACGATGCACGGCGTCACCCAGCCGGTCAGCGTCGAGCTGCAGGCCGCGCTCACCGACGCCGGCGGCCAGGTTGTCGGCAGCATCCCGATCACCTTCAGCGACTACGGCGTCGAGGCGCCCGACCTCGGCTTCGTCAGGGTCGAGGATGCCGGCTCCGTCGAGTTCTCTCTGAATGTCGCGCAGAATTAGTCCGGCGGCATAGGCATGTTCGTCGTGGGCATCGGGCGGAGCCGGAGGTAACCGTGGCAGAGCCACACGCGGAACTCCTGCGGGCGCTGCACGATGCCCACGGGCCGGCCCTGTTCAGGTACGTGGTGCGCCTGACCGGGGATTACGGGTTCGCGCAGGACGTGGTGCAGGAGACCCTGCTGCGCGCGTGGAAGCGTCCGGCGCTGCTGGACCGGGACGAAGACGCCGTCCGCGCCTGGCTGTTCACCGTGGCCCGCAACCTCGTGATCGATGACCGGCGAAGCGCCAAGTACGCCCGGGAGATCTCGACCGACGCCCTGCCGGAAACGGCTTCGGCCGACGCCACCGATGCCATCCTGGATCGCTGGCTGGTGACGGATGCCCTCACCGCGCTCTCCCCCGAGCACCGCACCGTGCTCGTGAGCGCCTACTACCTCGGGCGCCCCATCGCGGAGATCGCCCGCCGGGAACAGGTACCGGAGGGCACCGTGAAGTCCCGCCTGCACTACGCCCTGCGAGCGATGCGGCTCGCCCTACAGGAAAGAGGGGTCACCGAATGACCTCCACCCCCGACGGTTTTCGCGATTGGGACGCCGCCTATGTGCTCGGCGCGCTCAACACTGAGGACCGACGCGACTTCGAACGCCACCTGCCGACCTGCCCGGCCTGCGCGGCCGCCGTCGCGGAACTCGCCGGGCTGCCCGGAATCCTGGCCGTGCTGCCCGCCGCG encodes the following:
- a CDS encoding YceI family protein; the protein is MQKRTKIGLWIAGAVVVLGGVALAFGPAVYADYANSNVEAAPTIAPAPTSPTGSATSAAVNPDDLSGTWSIGADSYAGYRVDEVLQGNDVTVTGRTADVTGDLTVDSLSLTAATITVDVASIATDEGARDSYFRDTAMEVGDFPTATFTLTEPVTLEAPVAGVAQTLTANGELTMHGVTQPVSVELQAALTDAGGQVVGSIPITFSDYGVEAPDLGFVRVEDAGSVEFSLNVAQN
- a CDS encoding sigma-70 family RNA polymerase sigma factor, yielding MAEPHAELLRALHDAHGPALFRYVVRLTGDYGFAQDVVQETLLRAWKRPALLDRDEDAVRAWLFTVARNLVIDDRRSAKYAREISTDALPETASADATDAILDRWLVTDALTALSPEHRTVLVSAYYLGRPIAEIARREQVPEGTVKSRLHYALRAMRLALQERGVTE